The Deltaproteobacteria bacterium genome contains the following window.
CGATGATCAGCCCGCTGCCGGCGGTCTGAAAACCGTGCAATCGCCGACGCAGACGCCGACGTACGCTTTGGGCCGGCCCGGGCCGGCGTGGGGCTGCAACCGTCTCGACTTCGGCGGTCCGAATGTCGTAGGCCGCAAGAGCACCGCGCACCACTTCGCCCAGCAGCGCCAGTGGCAGGCCGCGGCGCCCGTTGTGCCCTCCGGGGCCCATGCGCGCCTTCCAGTGGCAGGCAGTCACCCGGTCCAGAATTTCTGTCTGCCGCACGGGCCGCGAGTCGCTGCCGCCTACTTCCCGCAGGGCGTTGATCACCGTAGCCACCGAAGCCACCGAACAGGCGGCCTCGTTGAACTGCTTGACATAGTGGCGCCAGAGGGCCTCCTGCAGGGTGCCGGCGGTGACCCCCGGCGGGTTTTCGGTTACCGGCACGGCCCGCCGCGGCCCGAAGGACCCACCGCCCGTGAAACGACGAAGGCCGTAAT
Protein-coding sequences here:
- a CDS encoding phytochelatin synthase — encoded protein: MPVTENPPGVTAGTLQEALWRHYVKQFNEAACSVASVATVINALREVGGSDSRPVRQTEILDRVTACHWKARMGPGGHNGRRGLPLALLGEVVRGALAAYDIRTAEVETVAAPRRPGPAQSVRRRLRRRLHGFQTAGSGLIIVHFDQGVFLPALNIPHISPVGAFDPHSGQVTVLDVDAEVAHPYRIDFDTFYRGMASNYHHILRPFGYTGGGYVYIRL